A segment of the Solanum stenotomum isolate F172 unplaced genomic scaffold, ASM1918654v1 scaffold3809, whole genome shotgun sequence genome:
ttttcaaaagttgTGGTTTTAAGAGTGGTTTTACTTTTGAGGGTAATTTAGGTACACAAAGTAAATAAATTTACCCAAATACTCTTAACTTTTCaccaaaattatgaaaatactTTGACTTTTGCTGCTCGTGTCATTTCGTGTTAAAAATTTGTCTTGCCAATTATATTTTCCGTTAGATTTTTATGTGTGTTGAAATTTGTTGTTTCGTGTAAATTTAAacaaagagtttgaaatttattGTCATCGCAGTGAgattcttctctttattttcaacaTTTGCAGGACGTTTCTTTTCCTTTAAGTTATGTTAAATCAATACTTTTTATGTTAGgtcaaatcaatattttttaaattaggtcaaatcaattttttttaaattaggtcaaatcaattatataattataatataaatgtaGTTacttacaaaatattaaattatctttttactttttaacttACTTGAAAGATTAATTTAatcaatatatttaaaatgCAACAAAACAGATTAAATTCATATACACAAGTATTTAAAAAcgatatattataatattaataacaaGACAGAAAAATTACATTCATCTTAAAAATAtagacaatatatttaaaatcGAGTAGGACATCGTGCCTTTGTGTGACCTGTTTCCTTACAAACACTGCATTTTCTGGCCATGCGAGCCGGAGCTATATCCATATCATTCTTAAGTCGGCTTCTTACTTGCACACCACATGTTCGCAAATATTCAGTAGTTGCAATTAAATTAAAAGGAGTTGGCGGCCAATACATTTCATCACCCACTGGGGTAAATGTCTCAGTGTATGTTTGTTTGTAATATTTTGTACTGTAGAATTTACTTACATATACTTTGGCTCGATTCCGCGAAGTCCACAAAATTTAATGGCATGCGAGCAAGGCATATGATAATTTCTCCATTTTCCACAAGAACATTTCTTACCTTCTGCAGTAACCTTGTGGACATTTCCACCTTTACCATCATGAGCAAAAGTAAGAATTTCAAATACTCCATCACCAGTGTTGTACGTCATCATATCTGTGTGCCTTTGAGCTTTTTGATAATaatcattaaattttttatctatTGCAAGAGGCCACGGCATATTACTTTGAAGTAATGCGATTGCAAGGTTGTTTCTTTCGACAAAACGATCAACAAGAGTTTTGAACGTCATTCGAACCATGGTAGTCACAGGAAGCCCCCGAGCTTTTTTCAATAAACCATTATATGACTCAGACACATTTGTCGTCATGGCACCCCATCTACGACCACCATCCTTATACATTGTCCATTTTTCCAAAGGAAATTCATTTAACCATTCATATGCTGCAGGagacaatattttaatttgttgcatCCGTTGCACAAACTTTTTCTTCTGGTGCTCTGTAGCAGCCAACCACATTAATTTCTCGAGTTCACTAtttacaaattttttattaaaatttNNNNNNNNNNNNNNNNNNNNNNNNNNNNNNNNNNNNNNNNNNNNNNNNNNNNNNNNNNNNNNNNNNNNNNNNNNNNNNNNNNNNNNNNNNNNNNNNNNNNNNNNNNNNNNNNNNNNNNNNNNNNNNNNNNNNNNNNNNNNNNNNNNNNNNNNNNNNNNNNNNNNNNNNNNNNNNNNNNNNNNNNNNNNNNNNNNNNNNNNNNNNNNNNNNNNNNNNNNNNNNNNNNNNNNNNNNNNNNNNNNNNNNNNNNNNNNNNNNNNNNNNNNNNNNNNNNNNNNNNNNNNNNNNNNNNNNNNNNNNNNNNNNNNNNNNNNNNNNNNNNNNNNNNNNNNNNNNNNNNNNNNNNNNNNNNNNNNNNNNNNNNNNNNNNNNNNNNNNNNNNNNNNNNNNNNNNNNNNNNNNNNNNNNNNNNNNNNNNNNNNNNNNNNNNNNNNNNNNNNNNNNNNNNNNNNNNNNNNNNNNNNNNNNNNNNNNNNNNNNNNNNNNNNNNNNNNNNNNNNNNNNNNNNNNNNNNNNNNNNNNNNNNNNNNNNNNNNNNNNNNNNNNNNNNNNNNNNNNNNNNNNNNNNNNNNNCCATGTATCGAGGTAATGCCTTAAATGAACTTTCGAAATCACCATAAACCATTTGAAATGCTTTTCTCCGACCTTTTTGTGCTTTTTTATAACTAGGAGTATAGTGATGCTTTCCTTTGATGATTTCACGGATCATCTTAATATTTATGTCTGGATTTTGCATAACAAATGGTATCAATGAAGTGGCAATCATGTTACTATTCAAATTGAAATGATCCTCCTTATAATTATCTGTAAGACAAGTATGCGGTTCAATCATTTTTCCTGTCTTCCATA
Coding sequences within it:
- the LOC125852656 gene encoding uncharacterized protein LOC125852656 produces the protein MWLAATEHQKKKFVQRMQQIKILSPAAYEWLNEFPLEKWTMYKDGGRRWGAMTTNVSESYNGLLKKARGLPVTTMVRMTFKTLVDRFVERNNLAIALLQSNMPWPLAIDKKFNDYYQKAQRHTDMMTYNTGDGVFEILTFAHDGKGGNVHKVTAEGKKCSCGKWRNYHMPCSHAIKFCGLRGIEPKYM